The Stackebrandtia nassauensis DSM 44728 genome includes the window CATCGAATTCTTCGTCACCGCCCTGGTCGTGCTGATCGCCTCGGCGATCATCGTCACCGGACTGTGGCAGCTACGACTCGCGTTGGCGCGCCGTCACTCCTGACCGAAGAAGATGTGCTCCGCCGCCGTGTGGGCGCGGCGGGCCTGGCGCAGGTACTCGTCGACGAACTCCCCCGCGTCGCCGTCCCCGGCCGGGCCCATGGCCGCGAGCATCGCGGCCAGTTCCGGGCCGTGCCGGGGCAGCTGGTCGGAGGCGGTGCCGCGAGCCAGCGTGAGGGCGTCGCGGATGCCCGAGGCCGCCAGCCACGACTCCCGCAGCGCGACGGCGTCCTTGGCGTCGACCAGCCCGGCCGTCTCGGCGGCGGACAGTGCCGCCAGTGTGGATGTGGTGCGCAGCGCGGGAACGGCGTGGCCGTGGGTCAGTTGCAGCAGCTGCACGCTCCACTCCACATCGGTCAGACCGCCGGGGCCGAGCTTGACATGGGTGGGGCGGTCGGCGCCGCGCGGCAGCCGTTCGGTGTCGACCCGGGCCTTGATCCGGCGAAGCTCCACCAGCGACTCAGCGCTGAGCCCGGCCGCCGGATACCGTTCGGCGTCGGCGATCGCGAGGAACTCGGCGGCCACCTTCGGGTCTCCGGCGCAGTAGCGGGCCCGCAGCAGTGCCTGCGCCTCCCACACCCGCGACCAGCGGGAGTAGTAGCGGCGGTAGGCCGACAGGCTGCGGGTCACCGGGCCCTGGCGTCCCTCGGGGCGCAGGCTGACGTCCACGTTCAGCGGCGGTTCGTGGGCCGGGGCCGACAGCAGCCGCCGCATCGTCTCCACAACGGACGCCGCGGCGGCGGCCCGTTCGGGGGTGTCGCCGTCGAAGACGAACAGGACGTCGGCGTCGGAGGCGTAGGAGTTCTCCCGGCCGCCCAACCGTCCCATCCCGATGAGCGCCAACCGGACATCGTCGTCCACTGTCGACTTTGCGATGGTCAGTGCCGTGTGCAGCACCGCGTCGGTCAGATCCGACAGCGCCACCCCGACCTGACCGACTTCGATGTGGCCCAGCAGATCGGCGCACGCGATGCGCAACAGTTCCCGGCGCCGCATCGCCCGCACCGCCGCGATCGCGGCCTCCGGGCTGTCGTGCCGGGCGGCGGCCGCGGCCATGCCGCCGCGCAGTACCTCGGCGTCGCGGGGCCGCAGATCGTTGTCCTCGGCCAAGAGCCGCAGCGCCGCCGGGTCGCGCGTCAGCAGGTCGGTGAAGTACCGGGAGGTGGCCAACAGCCGGGCCAGCCGCAACGCGATCGGCCCGCCGTCGCGCAGCAGTCGCAGGTACCAGGGGCTGCCGCCCAGCTTCTCCGACACCTTGCGGTACGACAGCAGTCCGCGATCGGGCTCGGGGGCGCGCGCGAACTCGCCCAGCAGCACCGGCAGCAGCGTGCGCTGGATCGCGGCCGTGCGGGAGATGCCGCTGGTCAACGCGGAGATGTGCCGCAACGCGCCGTCGGGGTCGGCGAAGCCGAGCACCTCCAGCCGGGCCCGGGCGGCCGACGGGGCCAGCCGCAGCCCGTCGGCGGGGATCTCGGCGACGGCGTCCAGAAGCGGCCGGTAGAACAGCTTCTCGTGCAGTTTGCGGGCCGCGGCGGCGTGTTTGCGCCACTCGGTGCGGAACTCCTCGACGTCGCGGAAACCCAGTACCCGGGCCAGCCAGTAGGTGTCGTCGTCATCGTCGGGGACCCGGTGGGTGCGGCGCAGCTTCTGTAGTTGCAGCCGGTGTTCGACGGTCCGCAGGAAGCAGTAGGCGTCGGTGAGGGCCTCGCCGTCGGCGCGGGCCAGATAGCCGCCGTCGGTCAACGCCCGCAGACCATCCAGGGTGGACCTGACCCGCAGCTTGGCGTCTCCGCGTCCGTGCACGAGTTGCAACAGCTGGACGGCGAACTCGATGTCCCGCAGGCCCCCGGAGCCGAGCTTGATCTGGTATTCGGCGGCGCCGGGTGGCAGCGTGGCCACGACGCGGCGCCGCATCGCGCGGATGTCGTCCACAGCGTTGGGTTTGTCCACAGCGGACCAGATCAGCGGCTCGACCTCGGCCAGCCAACGTTCGGCCAGCTCGAGGTCACCGGTGACGGGCCGGGCCTTGAGCAGCGCCTGGAACTCCCACGTGTGGGCCCAGCGCCGGTAGTACGCGAGGTAGCTGTCGACGGTGCGCACCAGCGCGCCGTTGCGGCCCTCGGGGCGCAGCCCGGCGTCGACCTCCCACGCGGCCTGCTGGCAGATCGACATGAGCCGCGCGGCCCGTCGAGCGGCCAGGTCGAGATCGCCCTCAGCGACGAACAGGACGTCCACGTCGGACACGTAGTTGAGCTCGCGGGCGCCGGTCTTGCCCATCGCGATCACGGCCAAGCTGGTGTCCCCGGGCACCTCGGCTTCGGCGATGCGCAGCGCGCCTGTCAGGGTGGCGTCGGCGAGGTCGGACAGCTCGCCGGTGACCCGCGCGAGTTCCCCGTCGCCGGTGAGGTCGTCGGCGGTGATGCGCAGCAGCGCGCGACAGTAGGCGGCTCGCAGCTCGGCGGCGTCGGCGGAGGTGCGGACCTGCTCCAGATCGGCGGGCCCGACAGCGGGCGAGCCCGACGCGCCGTCGGCGGGCGACTGCCGGAGCCCAGCCGAGCTGGAGGATTCCGGCTCGTCGTCGGCTGGCGCTGGCCGCGTCTTCGCGGTGCCGTTGGCGGGCGTTCGCGGCGACCCCGACAAGCCGTGGGCAGCTGCGGGCTGCTGCGGCGAGCCGTCGGCTAGCGCCTGCCGGAGCCCGGCTGGGCCGGAAGCGTCCGACCCGTCGCCGTCTGAGTTGTTGGGCCGCAACGCTTTCCACAGCCCGGGGCTGGCGACCAAACGGTCGCCGAGCGTCTCGGACGCGGCCAGCACGGCGGTCAACCGACGATGCAGTTCGATGTTCGCCGACGAGGCGGCCACGGCCTCCGGATCCGCCTCGCGCAGCCGCGCCAGCTGCCTGGCTATCAAGTCCCGCATCGCACCTCCCTCGACCAGCTACTCCGACCCACGTCGGCCAATCCAGCCACCACGGCCGACGTCAGCCAAGCTCCAGCTACGTTCCACGTCGACCAAGCTCCAGCCGTTACTGCCCACGTCGGCCAAGCTTATGCAAGCCGTCAGACCGCCGAGCCGGACCACCGCACGATACGAGGGCGTGCCACAACATGAAGGTGCCCTCGCCGAAGCAGGGGCACCTTGGATACGACGTCTAGTTGTCGAGCCGTCCGGCTTTCAAGTCGGCCAGAAGCGCGGAGAACTCGGTTCCGGGGATGTCAAGAATCGGGGAGGCATCGCCAAGCTTGCTGTCGCGGACTTGGAATTCGCCGAGGTTGTGCCGGGTCTCCACACATTGACTTCCCGTGCCGCCACCGCTGCGACTGGACTTGCGCCAGGGACCGGTCATAGTTGCATCTCCTCCATCAGCACCGCGATGTCCAGGGTCTCTTGCAAGATCCGTTTGTAGAGTGCCACCACGGCGGCGCGCTCGTGATACTGGCACTCCGCTCGCGATTCTACGTACGCCACCTCCGGGTACGCGCCTGACTTGAACTCCAGCAGCGTGTAATTGCCCCCCATCGACGGATACGATCCTGCCGAGTACGGAACGACGCGGATGGCCACGTTGGGTTTCTCCGCGAGCTTGCGCAGGTGGACCATCTGTTCGGCCATGACCTCGGGGCCGCCGACTTGGCGGCGCACAGCCGCCTCACTCATGACCAGCACCACCTCAGGCGCGGGATCACGCTGCCAGAACCGTTTCTTGCGCTGAGCTCGAAACGTCTGCGTGTGGTCGAGTTCGGCACCTTTGAGCCCCCAACCGACTTGAATCGCTCGGGTGTACGCGTCGGTTTGGAACAGTCCGTTGACGTATTCGACCTCGAAGAACGACAGCTTCGTGGCCGCGCCCTCAAGGTCAAGATAAGGCTGGAACTGTTGCGGGACATCGAAAGGCACATACCAGCCCGAGCGCAGACAGTCCTTGGCCATCCGGACCAGCTCGTTGCGTAGCGCCGTGTCGGCGCCCAGAAGCTCGGCCAGCTCCTTGATCTCAGGCCACGACGGTTTGGGTTGTCGACCGGCTTCGATGTAGTAGAGCTTGGACTTGCCCATGATGTCGGCGACTTCGATGTCCTCCACGGTCTTACCCGAGGCGTGGCGCAGCTCCCGAAGCCGGATACCGAGTTGCTTTCGCGTGAACAGTGGACCTTCTACCATTCACAAATTATCGACCAAGAGCGCGCTGAACTGGGGTTTCACACACCTTCCAATATTTGGAGGGTACGTCTCCGAAATCCGAACGCCCCAGGCTCAACGACACCGAGTCTTGGCTCGACGGCATCAGTCCAACAGCGGCAGCGGGCTACTTGCCGTACGTCCCTGAGCCAAAGCGGCGAAGCGATCGATGATCGGACGCCAGGTCTCGGCCAGGTGCTCGGTGACCGCGTCGACGCGGCGGGCCAACTCACCGTCGCCGTCCAGACCCAGCACCATGGCGCCGTCGAACTCCACATGGGACTGTATGCCCCAGGCGCGGTCGCCGATGCGGAAGATCTCGGGCTCGCCGTCGGGGGTGGCGGCCAGCAGGCGAGCGTCGGGGGGCAGGTCGGTGAGAGTCTCGTGCCGCCAGCGGATCACGTCGATGGCCATCGGGGCGGTGCCGAACAGGGGATCGTCGGCGGCGGCGTCACGGCGGCCGATGAGCCGAGGGCCCGGGTTGAACGACTCGACCGGTGTGGTCGTGGCCCCGAACGAGGTGGCCAGGGAGCGGGCCGAGGAGCAGAAGGCCAGCAGCGGGAGCCGGTCGGCGACCGTGGTGCGCAGCAGCGCCGTCAGCTCCGGCGTCCAGGCCGCCCCGCGTCCGCCGCCAAGGGCGATGAGGGCGTCGTGGTGGTCCACTCGCTCGGGGATCGCGTCGCCGGTGTGCGGGCGCAGCACTTCGGGTTCCAGCCCCGCGTCGATCAGCCAGGTCTCCAGCCGCCCGAGGTGCCAGGTGGGCGCGTTTTCGATAACCATCGCGGTAGTCACGCCTCGAGCGTAGTCACCGGAGATCGCCGACGGTGGCTTAGCGGGCGGCCGCGAGTGTGATCAACGTGATCTCCGGCGGCGAGCCGACCCGGATCGCCGGACCCCAGAAGCCGGTCCCCCGGGTGACGTACAGCTGGGTGTCGCCGACCGTGCCGTGACCCGCCATGACCGGCTGCCCGATCGAGGTGAGCAGCCCGGCCGGGAAGAACTGGCCGCCGTGGGTGTGCCCCGACAGTTGCAGGTCGACGCCGTACTTCTGGGCCTCGTATGCCTGGGCCGGTTGGTGGGCCAGCAGCACCACCGGACGGTCCGGGTCGCGGTCGCCCAGCGCGCGCTCGTAGTCCGGCGGGTCGCCGACGTTGTCGCCGGAGGAGTCGTTGACGCCCGCGAGGTCGAAGTGCGGCAGCTCGACGCGTTCGTTGCGAAGCGTCCGGATTCCCAGGTCCCGCAGGTATTCCACCCAGTTGTCGAAGTCGAACAGGTACTCGTGGTTGCCCAGTGAGAAGTAGACGCCGTGCCGGGCGCGCAGGTCGCCTAGCGGTGCCACGGCCGGGCCCAGGTCGGCGACCGTGCCGTCGATGAGGTCGCCGGGAATCACCACGACGTCCGGTTTCTCGGCGTTGACGCGTTCGACGATGCCGCTGATGTTGCCCCGCCCCAGGAACGGCCCGACGTGGGTGTCGGCCACCAGCGCGATCCGGAACCCCTCGCCCGCATCGGCCAGGCCCCGCAGCCGGATCGTGATCCGTTCCAGCCGGGCGGAGGAGAACGCCTGCGTCATCCCGTAGCCGACGGTGGTCACGGCGACGGCTCCGGCGCCGATCGCGACGCCGCGCGCCAGGAACCGGCGCCGCGACGCGACGGCCTCGGGTGTCTCGGGTTCGGCTCCCCGGCGCCGGATCTTGCGTGCCACGAACAGCACCAGCCGCAGCAGTTCCCCGGCGACCAGCGCCAGCAGCAGGTACACCAGCAGTCCGTACCAGATGAACCCCGGCCAGGTGATCCACGCGCCCTCGGTGGGGCTGAGGGTGTGCATCGCGATCAGCGCGCCGGGCACCGTCGGCGCCATCACCGCCAGCGCGATCGTGGCCGCCTTGCGCCACCGGCCGGGCGGCATCGCGCAGCGCACCAGCCGCCACCACAGATACCCGTGCACCAGCACCCACGCCACCGACTGCGGCCACACCCAGAACGGAATCTCCATCGCCCAACCCTTGGTCCATATTGAATTGCGAACTCTGGAATCGTATGGACTCCAATGGCTGCCGACGTCGGTCAGCGGGCGGCTTCCCATCTACCCCCGTCGACGTAGCCGAAGTGGGGCAGGGCCGGTATCGTGCCCGCTTATGGCCCACAACGTGATTCGCCCACCCCGGCTGCGCTCCGGCGACACCGTCCGGCTGATCTCGCCGTCCGGCCCGCCCGAGAACGGCAAGCTGGAGTCGGGGATCGCGCTGTTGAAGTCATGGGGCCTGACGGTGCAGGTCTCGCCGCACGCCTACGACCGGCACGGCTACCTGGCCGGTACCGACGAGGTCCGGGCCGCCGAACTCAACGCGGCGCTGCGCGATCCCGAGGTGCGGGGCCTGTTCTGCACCCGGGGCGGTTATGGGCTGTCGCGCATGGTCGACGCGGTCGACACCGACGCGGCGAAGGCCGATCCGAAACCGGTGGTGGGCTACAGCGACATCACGGCGCTGTTCAACACCCTGTACGTCCACAGTGGGATCACGGGTGTGCACGGGCCGGTCATGACGTCGTTCATCTCCGACCGCGACGCGAGTGTCGGCGAAGCGCTGCGCCAGGCGGTCATGACCGACGAGGACGTGAAACTGACCCCGCATCCCGACGAGCCCACCGGCGTCCTCACCCAGGGGGACGCGGCGGTGAGCGGTCGGCTGCTGGGCGGGAACCTGTCGCTGGTCGTCGACGCCGTGGGCACCCGCACCTGTCCCGACTACACCGGCGCGATCCTGTTCTGCGAGGAGGTCAACGAGGAGCCGTACCGGCTCGACCGCATCCTCACCCAGTTGCGCCGCGCCGGAACCCTCGACGGGATCGTCGGCATCGCGATCGGCCAGTTCACCGGCTGCGTCGACGAGGACTGGGACTGGGACGCGGTGGACGTGCTGGGCGACCGGCTCAGTGACCTGGGCGTGCCGATCCTCGGCGGCCTGCGCTTCGGCCACGGCAAGGATCCCTTCACCGTCCCCTTCGGAACGATGGCGACGCTGGATCCCGTGAACCGCACCCTGACCGCTCAGTCCGCCGTCAGCTGAGCGGTTCCGGGCCCGCCGGTCACCGACCGGCGGCGGGCACCCGGTCCGGACTGAAGACCTCCCAGTGGATCCGCCGCACCCGGCGGCTCCAGTCGGCCATCACGTTCATGAACGCGCCGTGGATCTCGGCGGTGAACTGTTCCTCCGACAGCCGCGACAGCGCGCCGTCGGCGATCTTGAACCGCCACTCCGACAGGCCCCGGGTCTTGGCCCGCACCATCCCCTGAGCCGATTCGCCGAGGGCGACGGTCTCGTCCCGGCGCCGTCGCACGATGCGTCCCGCCTCGGTGTCCACATCGCTCGCGTCGGCCATGACCGTCATGTCGTGCGCTTCCATGACGGACATGTACCCCTGCCGGTAGCCCGACATGACCAGCGTGAACAGTTGGGACAGTTGGGTTTCCAGGGTTCGCGCGTCGTAGCGTTCGTAGGAGCCGGGCCGGAAGTGGACGGTCACCTCGCGCCGTCGGCGCACCGTGGCGGCGAGCTGGTTGTCGGGCGAGACGACACTGATCGTCAACCCCGCCAGGCTATCGGCGATCTCTCCCATGGGTCGGACCTCCTGTCCGCTGGCTGTTCCACAGCCACCACTGTCGACGTTACGAACCGGTATCTGTGTCTATATCACCATTTCAGGCCAACCCGTCGGAGAAACGTGTCCACATGTCACGATTGACCGATTCCTCACTCGCGTTCCGTGATTTTCCGACATAACGTGACAGGAACACAACGGAGGAGAGGGCCATGACGCTTTCCGCAGACGTCACGAACCTTTACACGGCCGGTCGCACCTTCCTGCCCCAGGCGGCCGAGAAGTACGGCGAGGGCGCCCAGGAGATACACAAGACGGGGCAGCTGGACGAGAGCGCCTTCCGGCGCGACAAGGTCACCAACGCGGACGGAACCCGCAAACCACACTGGACCGACGATCCCCGCAACGGCGGCAAGGACCAGTTCACCACCGTTTCCGACCTCGGCCGGATGCAGCCGCAGTGGAGCGAGCTGCGGAACATGTTGCAGGACCAGGTTCTCGTGGTGACGCGCAACAGCCTGGTACGGGCGGGTTCGGCGCTGTGCCAGATCGCCGAACACTACGCCGCCACCGACGGCGAAGCCCGCGACGCCCTGGAGAAGGTGCGCGCCAACCTGAACACGACCAGCGACCCGACCTACCGGCCGCCGAGCTACATCCCCGAAGCACCCCGGCACGACGACCCGCATCCCGAACCCGACAACGGCAACGACAACCCCCGCGGCCCCAGGTGAAGGACGAGGAACCATGGGAGACGAACTCCAGAGCA containing:
- a CDS encoding DUF397 domain-containing protein, with protein sequence MTGPWRKSSRSGGGTGSQCVETRHNLGEFQVRDSKLGDASPILDIPGTEFSALLADLKAGRLDN
- a CDS encoding type 1 glutamine amidotransferase, with the protein product MTTAMVIENAPTWHLGRLETWLIDAGLEPEVLRPHTGDAIPERVDHHDALIALGGGRGAAWTPELTALLRTTVADRLPLLAFCSSARSLATSFGATTTPVESFNPGPRLIGRRDAAADDPLFGTAPMAIDVIRWRHETLTDLPPDARLLAATPDGEPEIFRIGDRAWGIQSHVEFDGAMVLGLDGDGELARRVDAVTEHLAETWRPIIDRFAALAQGRTASSPLPLLD
- a CDS encoding bifunctional [glutamine synthetase] adenylyltransferase/[glutamine synthetase]-adenylyl-L-tyrosine phosphorylase — its product is MRDLIARQLARLREADPEAVAASSANIELHRRLTAVLAASETLGDRLVASPGLWKALRPNNSDGDGSDASGPAGLRQALADGSPQQPAAAHGLSGSPRTPANGTAKTRPAPADDEPESSSSAGLRQSPADGASGSPAVGPADLEQVRTSADAAELRAAYCRALLRITADDLTGDGELARVTGELSDLADATLTGALRIAEAEVPGDTSLAVIAMGKTGARELNYVSDVDVLFVAEGDLDLAARRAARLMSICQQAAWEVDAGLRPEGRNGALVRTVDSYLAYYRRWAHTWEFQALLKARPVTGDLELAERWLAEVEPLIWSAVDKPNAVDDIRAMRRRVVATLPPGAAEYQIKLGSGGLRDIEFAVQLLQLVHGRGDAKLRVRSTLDGLRALTDGGYLARADGEALTDAYCFLRTVEHRLQLQKLRRTHRVPDDDDDTYWLARVLGFRDVEEFRTEWRKHAAAARKLHEKLFYRPLLDAVAEIPADGLRLAPSAARARLEVLGFADPDGALRHISALTSGISRTAAIQRTLLPVLLGEFARAPEPDRGLLSYRKVSEKLGGSPWYLRLLRDGGPIALRLARLLATSRYFTDLLTRDPAALRLLAEDNDLRPRDAEVLRGGMAAAAARHDSPEAAIAAVRAMRRRELLRIACADLLGHIEVGQVGVALSDLTDAVLHTALTIAKSTVDDDVRLALIGMGRLGGRENSYASDADVLFVFDGDTPERAAAAASVVETMRRLLSAPAHEPPLNVDVSLRPEGRQGPVTRSLSAYRRYYSRWSRVWEAQALLRARYCAGDPKVAAEFLAIADAERYPAAGLSAESLVELRRIKARVDTERLPRGADRPTHVKLGPGGLTDVEWSVQLLQLTHGHAVPALRTTSTLAALSAAETAGLVDAKDAVALRESWLAASGIRDALTLARGTASDQLPRHGPELAAMLAAMGPAGDGDAGEFVDEYLRQARRAHTAAEHIFFGQE
- a CDS encoding metallophosphoesterase; the encoded protein is MEIPFWVWPQSVAWVLVHGYLWWRLVRCAMPPGRWRKAATIALAVMAPTVPGALIAMHTLSPTEGAWITWPGFIWYGLLVYLLLALVAGELLRLVLFVARKIRRRGAEPETPEAVASRRRFLARGVAIGAGAVAVTTVGYGMTQAFSSARLERITIRLRGLADAGEGFRIALVADTHVGPFLGRGNISGIVERVNAEKPDVVVIPGDLIDGTVADLGPAVAPLGDLRARHGVYFSLGNHEYLFDFDNWVEYLRDLGIRTLRNERVELPHFDLAGVNDSSGDNVGDPPDYERALGDRDPDRPVVLLAHQPAQAYEAQKYGVDLQLSGHTHGGQFFPAGLLTSIGQPVMAGHGTVGDTQLYVTRGTGFWGPAIRVGSPPEITLITLAAAR
- a CDS encoding S66 peptidase family protein, with the translated sequence MAHNVIRPPRLRSGDTVRLISPSGPPENGKLESGIALLKSWGLTVQVSPHAYDRHGYLAGTDEVRAAELNAALRDPEVRGLFCTRGGYGLSRMVDAVDTDAAKADPKPVVGYSDITALFNTLYVHSGITGVHGPVMTSFISDRDASVGEALRQAVMTDEDVKLTPHPDEPTGVLTQGDAAVSGRLLGGNLSLVVDAVGTRTCPDYTGAILFCEEVNEEPYRLDRILTQLRRAGTLDGIVGIAIGQFTGCVDEDWDWDAVDVLGDRLSDLGVPILGGLRFGHGKDPFTVPFGTMATLDPVNRTLTAQSAVS
- a CDS encoding helix-turn-helix domain-containing protein encodes the protein MVEGPLFTRKQLGIRLRELRHASGKTVEDIEVADIMGKSKLYYIEAGRQPKPSWPEIKELAELLGADTALRNELVRMAKDCLRSGWYVPFDVPQQFQPYLDLEGAATKLSFFEVEYVNGLFQTDAYTRAIQVGWGLKGAELDHTQTFRAQRKKRFWQRDPAPEVVLVMSEAAVRRQVGGPEVMAEQMVHLRKLAEKPNVAIRVVPYSAGSYPSMGGNYTLLEFKSGAYPEVAYVESRAECQYHERAAVVALYKRILQETLDIAVLMEEMQL